The following coding sequences lie in one Musa acuminata AAA Group cultivar baxijiao chromosome BXJ3-1, Cavendish_Baxijiao_AAA, whole genome shotgun sequence genomic window:
- the LOC135628646 gene encoding RING-H2 finger protein ATL2-like: protein MDAKPDGDLNPSPRGYALSGKVMLTSTVVLFAAVLLLLFLHLYFRSRFFLLRRRHRRLRRRLIFFVDGAGGTLTSSSSAAHRGLNPTVLKSLPVFVFAAAAGGEEGDDDVVECPVCLNEFEEGEKMRALPRCGHRFHIECIDMWFHSHATCPLCRTAVEASARLPLPTPVNQVLLPVPAPPEPGRPYPADLFEECRREDGIGSSASSSATGELRIEVPMRGAEGEQGLGLKSPGSRMLLLTRFLSRDARVCRGGGTAAEPDPERGVEAANSTPPPPSVL, encoded by the coding sequence ATGGATGCGAAACCCGATGGTGATCTGAACCCGAGTCCTCGCGGCTACGCCCTAAGCGGCAAGGTTATGCTCACATCTACCGTCGTCCTCTTCGCTGCCGTCCTGCTCCTACTGTTCCTCCACCTCTACTTCCGCTCGCGATTTTTCCTCCTCCGACGTCGCCATCGCCGCCTCAGGCGACGCCTGATCTTCTTCGTCGACGGCGCCGGCGGCACCcttacctcctcttcctccgccgcCCACCGCGGTCTCAACCCCACTGTCCTCAAATCCCTCCCAGTTTTCGTTTTCGCCGCCGCAGCGGGCGGCGAGGAAGGGGACGACGACGTGGTGGAGTGCCCGGTATGCCTGAATGAGTTCGAGGAGGGGGAGAAGATGCGGGCCCTCCCGAGGTGCGGCCACCGCTTCCACATCGAGTGCATCGACATGTGGTTCCACTCCCACGCCACCTGTCCCCTTTGCCGCACCGCCGTGGAGGCGTCGGCGCGGCTGCCGCTCCCCACGCCAGTGAATCAGGTGCTCCTGCCAGTACCGGCGCCGCCGGAACCGGGACGGCCTTATCCGGCGGATCTGTTCGAGGAGTGCCGGAGGGAGGACGGAATCGGGTCGTCGGCCTCGAGCTCCGCCACGGGGGAGCTTAGGATCGAGGTGCCGATGAGGGGAGCGGAGGGCGAGCAAGGGTTAGGGTTGAAGTCGCCGGGGAGCAGGATGCTTCTGCTGACGAGGTTTCTTAGCAGGGATGCGAGGGTTTGCCGCGGCGGAGGCACGGCGGCGGAGCCCGATCCGGAGCGGGGAGTAGAGGCGGCGAACAGTACGCCGCCGCCACCGTCGGTACTGTAG
- the LOC103992022 gene encoding cytochrome P450 716A1: MTRNWICLFLQHLSFPWTSESKAKSKNQVRPIPADSAAQSTSLVRTPTASSLYHKESCELFAVIDLCDTERVRSLNKMTAGIISFVLFLALLPFFRLLRTARRSSKKLPPGSLGLPFIGQSFGLLRAMRANTGERWLARRVSKYGPISKLSLFGSRAVLLTGPAANKFIFFSEALVPQQPKSITGIIGRRNILELVGEDHRRVRGALAHFLKPEVLKQYVAMIDREVRHHLETNWVGRRSVTVMPLMKTLTFDIICSLVIGLEKGSLREALEEAFTDMLPGMWAVPLNLPFTKFRRSLRASRRARKVLAGVIEKKKDMLKQGRCSRDEDLITYMLSLGGEDDAREMTEEEILDNLMLVMFAGYDTSAALITFMIRHLADDPVNRAIVIHEQQEIAKRKASGEALTWSDLNKMKHTWCAAMEILRMIPPIFGNFRRALKDIEYEGYLIPKGWLVFWASSIKQMDEHIFEDPNKFDPTRFEKQSSVPPCSFVAFGGGPRMCPGNEFARMETLVMMHYVATRFNWRLCCEENGFSRDPMPSPSQGLPVELELKD; the protein is encoded by the exons ATGACACGGAATTGGATTTGTCTATTCCTACAGCATCTTAGCTTTCCATGGACATCCGAATCTAAagccaaatctaaaaatcaagtgcgGCCAATCCCGGCAGACAGCGCAGCCCAGTCAACGAGCCTTGTCCGTACTCCTACGGCATCTTCGCTTTACCATAAAGAATCATGCGAGTTATTTGCTGTGATCGACCTCTGTGACACAGAACGAGTTCGATCTCTGAACAAGATGACTGCCGGAATCATATCATTCGTTCTCTTCCTTGCACTGCTTCCATTCTTTCGACTGCTGCGCACAGCACGTAGGTCATCCAAGAAGCTGCCTCCTGGCTCACTCGGCCTCCCTTTCATCGGCCAGAGCTTCGGCCTTCTCCGAGCGATGAGGGCCAACACCGGCGAGCGGTGGCTCGCTCGAAGAGTGAGCAAGTATGGACCGATCTCGAAGCTCTCCCTTTTCGGCAGCCGGGCAGTCCTCCTGACCGGTCCGGCGGCCAACAAGTTCATCTTCTTCAGCGAAGCACTCGTCCCGCAGCAGCCCAAGTCGATCACCGGAATCATAGGAAGAAGGAACATACTGGAATTGGTGGGAGAGGATCACAGGCGTGTTAGAGGTGCACTTGCACACTTTCTGAAGCCAGAAGTGCTGAAGCAGTACGTAGCCATGATCGACCGGGAAGTCAGGCATCATCTGGAGACGAACTGGGTCGGCAGAAGGAGTGTGACG GTAATGCCATTGATGAAGACTCTCACGTTTGACATCATCTGCTCGCTCGTTATTGGGCTGGAGAAAGGATCCCTCCGGGAGGCGCTGGAGGAGGCCTTCACCGACATGTTGCCCGGGATGTGGGCGGTGCCGCTGAATCTACCATTCACCAAATTCCGCAGGAGCCTGAGGGCAAGCCGAAGAGCTCGGAAAGTGCTCGCCGGTGTCATCGAGAAGAAGAAGGACATGTTGAAGCAAGGCAGGTGCTCCCGGGACGAGGACCTCATCACCTACATGCTTAGCTTGGGCGGCGAAGACGACGCCAGAGAAATGACCGAGGAGGAGATTCTGGACAACCTAATGCTCGTCATGTTTGCCGGGTATGATACTTCTGCCGCTCTGATCACCTTCATGATCCGCCACCTCGCCGACGATCCTGTCAACCGCGCGATTGTTATCCATG AGCAACAAGAGATTGCAAAGAGGAAGGCCTCAGGAGAAGCCCTGACATGGAGTGATCTCAACAAGATGAAGCACACATGGTGTGCAGCGATGGAGATTCTGAGGATGATTCCTCCAATCTTTGGGAACTTTAGAAGGGCTCTGAAAGACATCGAGTATGAAGGTTACCTCATTCCGAAAGGGTGGCTG GTGTTCTGGGCATCAAGCATCAAACAGATGGACGAGCATATCTTTGAGGATCCAAATAAGTTCGATCCAACGCGGTTCGAGAAGCAGTCATCAGTGCCTCCCTGCTCTTTTGTGGCATTTGGTGGAGGGCCAAGGATGTGCCCCGGCAATGAGTTTGCAAGGATGGAGACACTGGTGATGATGCATTATGTGGCCACAAGATTCAACTGGAGATTGTGCTGCGAGGAGAATGGCTTCTCCAGGGATCCCATGCCGTCTCCCTCGCAGGGACTTCCAGTTGAACTCGAGCTTAAGGACTAA